In Clostridia bacterium, a single genomic region encodes these proteins:
- a CDS encoding amino acid ABC transporter ATP-binding protein — translation MLEVKKLNKSFGKLHVLKNVDLKVDRGEVVVIIGASGSGKSTLLRCINFLEKPESGEVCIEGKRVDTKRDNLNQIRQSMAMVFQQFNLFPHMTVLGNVIEAPTLVKRIPREQAIQEAYDLLEKVGLKDKAGAYPSQLSGGQQQRVAIARALAMQPKLMLFDEPTSALDPELVGEVLAVMQQLAREGRTMIVVTHEMGFAREVAHRVVFMEEGQVLEQGEPEAIFTEPRELRTREFLSKVLWGPTAGPREAFGLPSTSTA, via the coding sequence ATACTTGAGGTAAAGAAGCTTAATAAAAGCTTCGGCAAGCTGCATGTGCTTAAAAATGTGGATTTGAAAGTTGATCGAGGAGAAGTAGTAGTTATTATTGGCGCCAGCGGGTCCGGCAAAAGCACTTTGCTCCGCTGTATCAATTTCCTGGAGAAGCCCGAGAGCGGAGAAGTGTGCATCGAGGGGAAACGGGTAGATACCAAACGCGATAACCTCAACCAGATACGCCAGTCCATGGCCATGGTTTTTCAGCAGTTCAACCTGTTTCCGCATATGACGGTACTGGGCAACGTCATCGAGGCGCCTACTTTGGTGAAGCGCATTCCCAGGGAGCAAGCCATCCAGGAAGCCTATGACCTTTTGGAAAAAGTTGGCCTGAAGGATAAAGCTGGTGCTTACCCGTCTCAGCTTTCCGGGGGGCAGCAGCAGCGGGTAGCTATTGCCCGGGCCCTGGCCATGCAGCCCAAGCTGATGCTTTTCGATGAACCCACCTCCGCCCTGGATCCGGAGCTGGTGGGCGAGGTGCTGGCAGTGATGCAACAGCTGGCCCGGGAAGGCCGGACCATGATCGTAGTTACCCACGAAATGGGATTTGCTCGGGAAGTAGCCCACCGAGTGGTGTTCATGGAGGAAGGCCAAGTGCTAGAACAGGGAGAGCCAGAGGCGATTTTTACCGAGCCTCGGGAGCTGCGGACCCGGGAGTTCTTGTCTAAGGTGCTTTGGGGGCCAACCGCAGGGCCTAGGGAAGCCTTTGGCTTGCCCTCCACGTCCACGGCTTAG
- a CDS encoding ATP-binding cassette domain-containing protein — MVTFENVCKVYDSHYAVKDFSLEVNAGELVVLIGPSGCGKTTTLKMVNRLVEPTSGRILFIMGEISPSLTP, encoded by the coding sequence TTGGTAACCTTTGAGAATGTATGCAAAGTTTATGACTCCCATTATGCGGTCAAGGATTTCAGCCTGGAGGTAAATGCGGGCGAATTGGTGGTACTCATTGGGCCTAGCGGTTGCGGCAAAACCACTACCTTGAAAATGGTCAACCGGTTGGTTGAGCCGACCAGCGGCCGGATTCTTTTTATAATGGGCGAGATATCTCCCAGCTTGACCCCGTGA
- a CDS encoding CBS domain-containing protein, translated as MNPTQLLSTPTEALLKGWKTNSSAQEAFKRLQSERLKYLPVVDEHNRLQGLVTRTAMVNALASVVWGERNEEENGE; from the coding sequence ATGAACCCGACCCAATTACTATCGACCCCGACAGAGGCATTGCTGAAGGGGTGGAAGACTAATTCTTCCGCTCAGGAGGCCTTTAAGCGGCTCCAATCTGAACGCCTGAAATACTTACCCGTAGTAGATGAACATAATCGTTTGCAAGGATTGGTTACACGGACAGCCATGGTCAATGCTTTAGCTTCAGTGGTCTGGGGCGAAAGAAACGAGGAGGAAAACGGTGAATAG